GATAAAGTCATCTGTCATGTATCTCCATGTGCTTTCCCATACAACCTCTGGTCTGGATAACGTATTTGTTAATAGCAAAGTAGCAAATAAATTACGAAGATACGAAGGGGATCCTGTTTCATTTGCTTCCTTGATTGCCTCATTGTATTCTGTGTCATCGTCCAAAAGACCGAGTGCATAACATGCATCTCTAAATGTATCATATACCTTACCATCAACTGTTTTAATATCATCAAAAGATTTTGGTCCTTTCACTTTGTTAAGAAGAATTCTTAAAAAATATGCTTCCCCAAGAGACGGACTTACAGCGTGAATTCTCCCAATTGACTTATGTCTTTGTCTAGGTTCCCAACAACGTTTATCAAGCTTCCATACATACCAACTTGGAAACTGAACATATGTAAGTGTACGGGCCAATGTGTCATTCGGGTCTTTGTTACGTTCCATCCAGGAAAGAAACATTGAAGCTTTGACAGATGGTTTGTTAAGGACTTGATTAATATCCTCGTCGGGTCCAAAAACAACAGGTTGTTTTCCGGGAAGATGGAAAGGCAGCCTCATAACAGAAGGAGTCCTGTAATGCACATCGTAGGCGAAGATCCTCCAAGATGCCTCACAAGCCGATAGATACCTACAATCATAATATTCTTTGACCTCGTCTTGTTCTAGTTCTTCATTGTTATTATCATGTTGGACAACAGCAACGGTTGCTCTATCAGGgcctttatttatatatttaaacaaatatttaattGATCCGGCTTGATTGCACCACTCAACATTTATATGTGCCTGGTACCGTTTCAAAAGTTTTTTGTTGTATGGCACAACACTTCGGTTGTCTAAGTCGATTCCATTTTTTACTACTGAAGCACCATTATCTCTTCTTTTGTATATTGGGAATCCATTTGAATCCAGTGTAGTATGATCTTGAAATTTCTTTGGAAAACCCTTCGAACACTTATTGTCAACCATACATGGACAACTTAAATTAGCGTTACCACATGGACCATGAATCATATAGTCTTTCACAAGCGCATATAATTctgcatcttcatcttcatcagggaTTTCTGCAGTTATAAATGGATCAACATGGTCTACCGTTGGAAGTTTGGATTCATTTTCTAAGAATAAGCATAGGTGGGCATGAGGCAATCCTCTCTTTTGAAACTCGATTGTGTAAACAACTGTACAAAAAGAAATCATTAGTAGATTTAAATAATCTAATATGTATATAAAAAGCAATTTGATAAAATACCTGCTGCAACTTTTCCAAATAGATGGCGTTCTTTAAAATCTTTGCAAATTGAAtccaactttattttaaacaatcTGCTCAGTATATCGGGCCTATCTTCAGGTTTAAGATTTGTGTCTCTAAGAAACCTTTTTACCTCAGGCCACTTTGGGTTGCACGTGATGGTTATAAAAAAATCCGGATAACCAAACCACTTACAGATAGCCATGGCATCTAAATAATTTTGCATCATATATCTAGCGCCACCGGTAAACGAAGAGGGCAAAAAGATTCGTTTTCCAACCTTAGATATGTCTTGCTGGCCCTTATTTCTTAATTCACATAGACTTTCATAGCTATCTGACCTTAGATTCTTTTGTTGAAGTCGTATGTAGTTAAGCCTTTCGCTCTCAATCATAGTATACGCATCAACCAAGAATTGTTGAAAGAGTCTCCTTGAATTTAGAATCAATGAAAACTGATTAATTCTGTCTTGCACACGATATGCAAAGAACTCTCTCATTGTACAATTTGGACGTTTCTTTATTGATTACGTCTACGACACCTCGATGAGGGATGTCAATTCTGTAACCATCATCTCCATAAGGGAACAAAATAGGATATTGAAGTGCAAG
Above is a window of Helianthus annuus cultivar XRQ/B chromosome 14, HanXRQr2.0-SUNRISE, whole genome shotgun sequence DNA encoding:
- the LOC110907639 gene encoding uncharacterized protein LOC110907639, giving the protein MREFFAYRVQDRINQFSLILNSRRLFQQFLVDAYTMIESERLNYIRLQQKNLRSDSYESLCELRNKGQQDISKVGKRIFLPSSFTGGARYMMQNYLDAMAICKWFGYPDFFITITCNPKWPEVKRFLRDTNLKPEDRPDILSRLFKIKLDSICKDFKERHLFGKVAAVVYTIEFQKRGLPHAHLCLFLENESKLPTVDHVDPFITAEIPDEDEDAELYALVKDYMIHGPCGNANLSCPCMVDNKCSKGFPKKFQDHTTLDSNGFPIYKRRDNGASVVKNGIDLDNRSVVPYNKKLLKRYQAHINVEWCNQAGSIKYLFKYINKGPDRATVAVVQHDNNNEELEQDEVKEYYDCRYLSACEASWRIFAYDVHYRTPSVMRLPFHLPGKQPVVFGPDEDINQVLNKPSVKASMFLSWMERNKDPNDTLARTLTYVQFPSWYVWKLDKRCWEPRQRHKSIGRIHAVSPSLGEAYFLRILLNKVKGPKSFDDIKTVDGKVYDTFRDACYALGLLDDDTEYNEAIKEANETGSPSYLRNLFATLLLTNTLSRPEVVWESTWRYMTDDFIYRLRKYHRVTALSIPDEQLKNYVLSEVEKFLARNNSSLKRFETMPYPDNASMSDSDNRLINEERIYDQTNLEVEFNNQLNLLTEEQRSVFQQIINAIDGNKGGVFFVYGYGGTGKTFLWKTLSAAIRSKGQIVLNVASSGIASLLLSGGRTAHSRFRIPLNLTEDSVCHIKPDGDVARLLHETNLIIWDEAPVVHKHAFEALDRTMNDIFNIDTSNRSNIRFGGKVIVLGGDFRQILPVVPNGGRQEFVNASISSSYLWNTCKLLRLTKNMRLTVGSSASDAEEIKQFAKWLLDIGEGNVGGPNDGETSIEIPSDLLITDTSDPISTLIDFVYPSILENFNNQNYFSERAILAPKNEVVHEINDRLLSLFPGEEREYLSSDSLCQSENPNATQQKLYSPDVLNGLKVSGLPNHRLALKVGVPVMLLRNIDQQNGLCNGTRLQVKKALALIYQGLI